One window of the Lactococcus lactis genome contains the following:
- a CDS encoding HTH domain-containing protein has protein sequence MKITDLQKIDQNIIKILADHKGIDKAINGKMLAQSLNVDLRTLQSRIEFLQGKGCAIGSIDNIGYFSPTNEEERTKGITKKENMAYSTLKAVMGVRSASLDWLDEMID, from the coding sequence ATGAAGATAACTGATTTACAGAAAATAGATCAAAACATTATTAAAATACTGGCAGACCATAAAGGGATTGATAAAGCAATTAACGGTAAAATGTTGGCTCAATCTCTAAATGTAGATTTACGGACGTTGCAATCAAGAATTGAATTTTTGCAAGGCAAGGGTTGCGCCATTGGCTCGATTGATAACATTGGCTATTTTTCCCCTACTAATGAAGAGGAGCGCACCAAAGGCATTACGAAAAAAGAAAATATGGCTTATAGCACTCTAAAAGCAGTCATGGGCGTTCGGAGTGCCTCACTTGACTGGTTAGATGAAATGATTGATTAG